Within Pseudomonadota bacterium, the genomic segment TAAATATATTTTCCTTCTTTCTCCATTTTACTCTTTTACCTTCACCAACAGTGTATTCCCTGAAATGCCTCCGCCTGCTTGCTCACAGGCAACGCAGTATTCAACAAGTGTTTTGTAAGCCTTTGTAATATTGTTAAATTCTTTTTCTATAGATGGGTTATCAGGATTTCTATCAGGGTGTGATAAAAATGCAGATTTCTGGTATGCCTTTTTAATTTTTTCCCTGCTTGAAATATCATCTAAGCCAAGAATGTTTTTTGCCTGCTCTATTTCCTCATGGCAAATCTTCTTTACCTCAAGGGTATAAAAGCTGTAGGGAGGTAATGGGCTGATGTATTTGAAATGCAACCTATCCGATAATCCGTCATTTAACTCATCAACCTTTTTCTCAAAGTTATCCTCATTGCATTTGCTAACAAGAAAGGCCGTATTGAGTACCATACCATCATCCATAAGCTCGTGTGCTTTGGAGCCATAGCTCAACGCCTCCAAAGCGCTCTGTATTTGAGATGCATATGCCTTTCTTTTCTCATCCAGTATTTTCTTTACCATATAGCCAATTCTCATCTGGTCTTCTAAGGTCATCTTTTTAGGATTGGCTAAAAGC encodes:
- a CDS encoding GvpL/GvpF family gas vesicle protein, translated to MAEMGKYLYGVLGSNDRRSFESDELAYTIPYKDISALVADSEIIDFSHTFRDTLAKQLVKHQRVIEGVMSEYSIIPMRLGFFASDEDEVMEILAHGYNMIKEIFGKVRDTIETDVVALWNDLGSVLKEIGEEKEIKEIKERLLANPKKMTLEDQMRIGYMVKKILDEKRKAYASQIQSALEALSYGSKAHELMDDGMVLNTAFLVSKCNEDNFEKKVDELNDGLSDRLHFKYISPLPPYSFYTLEVKKICHEEIEQAKNILGLDDISSREKIKKAYQKSAFLSHPDRNPDNPSIEKEFNNITKAYKTLVEYCVACEQAGGGISGNTLLVKVKE